ttcactgcttgtTTAAGGTACTGTCATCCCAATGTGGTTCAGGTCAGGACTGTAAGTAGGCCACTGCAAATCCTTTGTTTTGTGTCTTTTGAGCCATTTAGAAGTGGCTCTTATAGTGCTCTTACAGTTGTCTTACTGTATAACTTAAATGCGTTTGAGCTTTGTATCGTTGATCTGACAATTGACAAGACAGGACCGTCTCCTGCTGGATCTTCTAGTAGAGATGAGAATTCATGATCATGGTTTTGTCAGTTATGACAAGCTACatcctaccaccaccatgtttgattgTTGGATAGTGTCCTTATTGTGGAATACTGTGCCTTTATGCTCATATTTTGCCTTGCAACTTTTCAATTAAtggcattttttttaatcactgtgAAATAATTGATTGCTGACCTTGGCAAGTGTCAGTTCAGATTCATTCTGTTTGTTTTCCCTCCAATATTCAGTACacttattttatttcaatctGACAACAATCTCTATAGATAATCATCTCTAATTTATAAATTTCTAATCTGGCATTTTCAACCAGTGGGAATAAACAGAAATGGCAAAGAAATGGATTTGGATGGTATTAGCTTCACAATGATACATCAAAGTCATGAGATGTCACTTCTTGTTGTTGAGTATTTGGGGGGAAGTCTATTAAGATATTTTTGATCCTACTAGCATGTTTATTGTAGCACAGTCCCATAGTCCTTATGCCATATGTTCTTGGCTGTCTTGATTGACGGCTCAGTAAGATTTGTATTACCACcttaaaatattgtaatatttgtaAATCTTAGACAACAGTACTGCCAGCTTGTAGTGTGCCCTTGAATTATCCTCtgaaatggtgtgtgtgtgtgtgtgtgtgtgtgtgtgtgtgtgtgtgtgtgtgtgtgtgtgtgtgtgtgtgtgtgtgtgtgtgtgtgtgtgtgtttttttttttttttttttttttttttttttttttttttttttttttttttttttttccggcATTCATTAAAATCAGCAATCTGATCTGGTACTGTGCTGCATCTACACACAGTTCAAGTGAAAGCTGGGACTTCATGCTCTATTTTATATGTCCACcactgtttttattaattaattttttaaatgCTTACAGTCATGAATGCATTGAATGCATTAAATGACTAAATGCACAAAAGACTGAAGTTTGGACCCATCTGAGTTTGCCCCTTTGCCCCAGACTGAGCGTGTAACCTTAAAAGACCCCCAATCTCCAGacagggttgtgttgctgccggacagtatgtgtttgtgtaacgTTAATAAGGCCTCTATAGAAATGTAAAATGGAGGGGGAGGAGATATCGAATGACGAGGGGAGTGTGTGACCGCTAGCCCGGAGCAGAGTGGTACAGTACGGCTGAAGAAGGCCTCAGTCTGTCTGGACTCAGCAAATCGTGACTCCCTGTCATCGCCTGTAATGgtcgagagagaaagaaagggaaaaaagtgGCCATATCGTTTTTCGTCCGTTTGAATTAAGCTCTGGCTTGGCTTATCCATCCCTGCCTAATTCTGCCCTCTTCCATTTATTGCCTATTGTATGTCCCCCCCTCTTCATTATATTAGAATATCATTGTTTACCAATTAGTACTTctgtgactttttttctttagggtaccaaatgtggttcttctatggtattgcttaaagaaccatttaaaacaccttttattttgaagagcctttattttatttcagcTTGTATATGTGACTTAACTttgtctatatctgtctgtctgtctattttcAGGATTAATAACTGCGTTGGGGAAGACAACCACTGGCTCTTTCTGCAGTTGTGTTTTTACACTCAGGTCCTGAGTCTCTACACTCTGGTGCTGGACTTCTGCCAGTACTACTACTTCCAGGCCCTAGTCTCAGTGGACAGGGTAAGACTATGCCATATTTCACATGTAGACtcaatattttcattattattattattattattagtagtagtagtagtagtagtagtagtagtaataataataataataataatgctaaattGATTGTGTTGTGTAAATTTAGAAATGCATTAATTTTGATTGGGAGCTTCCAGATCACTCAGCAGTTTTGGCCTCTGAGTCCATGAGAACATAACTGTTTTCTGTTTGGTCCAATCAATGCTATGTGTTTGCTTGTATGTAGAACTGAGCAGCCCTAAGCAAAATACAGGTGATTGAATACAGGAGGTTGATCAGGAGGTTTTAAACACTATGTCTGCTCACTGTCCCCTTTATTACacacactcctacctagttggtccaccttgtagatgttgCAGCACAGTTTCTGCTggggtcatcctctagtcctttatCAGTGGTCATAGGATTCTGCCCACAGgttgctgtgtctgatccacttaaACCATCAcactaacacaacacacactaacactaccaccaccatgtcagtttTACTGCAGTTTCGTGGGGTCCTAACAATTAAAGAAAAGtgtgaaaggaggctaaaaaTACACAGAGAAACAGCTGGACTATAGTCTGTAGTTATAGAACTACAACTATGTTGTAGGAACTAAGtgttcctatatatatatatatatatatatatatatatatatatatatatatatatatatatatagtgtgtgtgtgtgtgtgtgtggttatatgtatatgtatgtcaTATAATGccaaaacattaacaccacctccctgTTTCCTCTTTgttatgtatgaatgtatgtatgtatgtatgtaagtatttaaaaaatgaatatgaAATTAAACTGATGGGAAATTAGCTAATGGACATGTTTGTTCTCCGTGTCTGCTTTGCATTAACGCTACATTCATTTTTCTTTCGTCCTCGCCCGGACTAATCAGTGCATCCACAATAACAGCTGAAACAGCTGAGCCATCTCCTTGGCAGTAGCCGCCGGCCTGCAAATAAAGCCTGTAGTATCTcatttcctgtttttgtttgtttatgccACATTGTGTGTAAGTAAACGAACCCAGCTGAGAGGCGAGAGGAGGGGTGAATGCACACAGAAGCGCCTGTGCAGGAGAGATAGGGGCGTTATCTCCTGGAAAGCTTGACTTTTAGTGTTGGGCAGAATATGCTGAATTGGGATGTGTGTTTGGAGTGATATAGgcgtagagagagagagagagagagcctcaAGCCAGGCAAATGAACATGGAGCACAGAATCACTGCTAAAAACAACAGTCTCTCCTAATGAGCCCTGTGGAAATCCCAtttttgtgtgaatgtgtgtgtgcacgtttggtgtgtgtgtgcgggggggTATGGCACGTTGAAACAAAGACTAGGGATTGAGTTGTGAGGTATGGATGCATGTGTGTGATGTCCTTGCTTTGTTTTTTAGGAGCTGTTTGCGGTGCGTCATGAGTTAGCGCTGTTGCGCGTGTCTTGCTTCATGGGCTTGATCATGTTTGGAGGCATGAGCAGTCTCTTCTACTCACAGATCACAGGAATCCTCGCTGTGAGtcatctctctcttcttctcatcTCTCTTTCACACAGCTTATGTTCTCCTACCATtgttcacactctctcttttactcaaACACCTGCCAGTCATTTGCAAAATCCCCTTTAAAGGGAAAGCTCTTCAGATTTGTAAAATCTGAAGACTCACTTTTCACTGTTTGTATGTGTAGTGTTGGAGATGTTTAGATAAATGCAAGTGACTAAGGCCATGGGTATGTGTGTGGCTGCAACCATTGCCTTTAAACAAAAGCAGTATCAATATGAGAAATATGTTACATTCACTACCTGATTCATAACACTATGATAATGGCACTGAGCCCCAGTGATGTAGTCATATTCATAAAGTCATGGTAATCTGTACATCTCAGTTAAAGCTAATAAGAAATCAACATAaactacatagacaaaagtattgggacacttgctaaACCATTGCTTCGTCTGAAATGaagggtgtatatatatacgccaggaaaggctttctactagcttttggagcgttgctgtgaggttttaattgcattttggaacatcaccaccccacctcatcccccaactcCCAACTCTGCGCCCAAAAGTTTTTTTATaccccttctagcccacgccttgcATTAGCCACGGTTCATGCTTCTGCTCCAaaaggtcctattctattggcaagacTTCTCCACAGAGACTAGACGTGctatgtgtatgcatttgcacatctgtgtcaacactAAAGTAGCTGTTAAgattttaaagtagctgaatgctttctttagatggggtgtccacaaacgttcCAGGGTATTAGCGATGCATATTAATTCCCAGTGGTCACCTTGTATTTGTGTGCTAAAATAAACATGTCAaagaaaactatatatatatatatatatatgtgtatatttcttattattatttttatttgatttgatttttttaagcAGAAGCAAAAAGaatattgaaaatatataaatataaataaggcTGTACATTGGTAAAAAAACCAATATCAGCTCAGTATTAAATAGAAATGAGAAAGTAGAAGGGAAAAAGCATTCAGACATAGCGGAAGTTCTGGCTTTACACAAACGTTGCCCTAAGCTGATTACTAAATCATGAAACCGAAGCAGCAAAGTCTGTTTCTTAATCTGATTGGATGAGCCATGTTCTAAGTAGTTCTGAAATATTCAATATCTCTGTTTGTGATCTAAAATCATTCTCAAGCACAGCTGCAAATTTGCCATGGTGATCAATCCCAATAGATGAAAAAATACAGTAGTGTCGTATATCAGTGGTGAACTGTAAAAGGATTATAATTTCTGAATGAAAATAGGTATTACCATGACCCTGTTTGCTCATAATAGCACATGACATTTGGCAGTTCATGTTTTAAATCTGGCCCTAAATCGGGGTGCCCAAACCTGATGGGGCTGCTGTGACGAGGGCAAAGTGAGTGGAGACCACAAAAGACATAAGAGTTTGATTAATTGCCTAATACAGTGGTTTTCCAACTGGTCCTCAGAGACTCACAATCCAGTTGTGAGTCAGAGCCAGTCATAGTCCTTTTCAGTAGTAGGGGCAGTAGTAACTTAGCGGTCAGAGCACCAGGGctattgatggcagggttgtgggtttaatacccaggcttagcaaggcccttcaccctccttGCTCCCGGGTGTcgcagcgatggctgcccactggaCATGTATGTCCAATTGTCCAATAGCCAGTAGTCATAgtaagtagtagtaatagtaaaataatatcATAGTAACACTATACTTATGGTCAGTAGTCATAGCCATGGTCAGAAACTATGAGGCTGATCTGAAATGGTCTGCATTCATTCTTGGATCTTGCAGATTCAAACGATTGAATAGGTGTGTTTTTGTGGTaagctgggctgggctggtgTGAGAGGGTATTGTATTGAGTGTCCTCATTGTTCTCTGCCAGTGTGTTAATACTCTTTCCCTCCCAGCTCCACTACTCTGTAGCTGCCAGACTTGCACATGTTGTAACGACCTTTGGACATAAAGTTGGCCTGTGGCCCTCTGTGCACACGCAGACACTGTCCGACACAGTGCCTTGTAAAGCTTTCGACTGGAGTTGCCTTCACACAGCTTGTGCAGACCATTCCCTACCCCTACTCTGAGGAGTTGAAGGTCCCAACAGATAAACagggatcttttttttttatgatttgctAGAAGTTATTTACAAAGAACTGTGTGGAGTGTCCACCTTCCCCTCTCTGCTTTCTCTGTTGATTGTGCTGACACTGTGGCTGATAGAGGGGGAGTAGGATAATCACTTTTGACTCTGATCCCTTAATTGATGACTTCATGTAAGGACCAGAGAAAAGAGGATTAGGTGTGACCTagttaaattcagaaaatgacCACAACCCAGAAAATGAGAGCGCTCTTTACCCTAATCTAATTTTCTATTGGCCAGTCATGTCCACTTTGACCTGCAGCTCCAcctgttgttgtgttgttttttttattattatttgcctcTGTTTACTTGCTTCTTCTTAGATAGCTGGCACCTTTATACATTGTTCTTCTCATTAAAATTGGCCTCttttaaggaaaaaaaaggaaatcagaATTCGACAAAGCTAAGTATCACATCATATACAGCAAAAGTTGGGGCACTTTGGTCAAAGTTTCTAGAAGCAAACATTACATCACAccatccagagcaacttacaaggttactcatataacagaggtgggccaatgttgtgttcagagtcttgcccaagggctcTTGTTGGTGTTGCGCCGCgtagcacagtcacccagaccgatATCAAACCCCAGTGTCTCCCGTGTTTTTTACCTTCAAATTCCATATTAAAGTTTTTTTGATTTTCTAAaggaaaaatacataaatatctaATGAAATAGCCTTAAACTTAGTCTGCCCAAAAGCTCAGCTATCTTCATTGAGCAGAACCGCCAACAGAAGTTTATTTGGGGCACCCCGAACTGCTTTACTTCCATTACCGATAGCTGTAAGTTGTTATCGCTCTTTGACCAGTAAAGGCTGTGCTATCCTCAAGACACCACCCCATCTAACCATCCACATCACATGCCTCACAGAGCACACATGTCTGTGGCCAAGATGGATTAAGGAAGAAACCTGCTGATGAGATGCAGTAAGACTTCCAGGAGAAGTAGCCGTTTAGCACAGTTATTATCACATTAACGTGTGAAATTGTTTACTGTGTCCCCGGATGTCCCTGAGTACATCTCTTGGCAGCCGCTGATGTGTCCTCTCCTTGATTGGATTCCCTGGCCTAGTCGGTGTTTTCCTATCTGCTGTCGTTAGCTGAACAACATAAGCTGCCTTATCAGGTGTAACCCCACCATAACCTTTGAAGCCTTCTCTCCCTCATGAAGAGAAAGCCTACGCCAACATACTCAGCCTTACACCCTAGCTCCACCGTCCTCTAATATGGGGCGTTATGGGATTTGGTGTCTGGCAGGGTAGTTAGCTGGTAGCTTGTTTGACAATTGCTTTTCTTTCGTGGTTAAGTCTTGCCACACTTAACCGCTGATCCTTGATAAGACTCTCTCTTGACACCTTCATACTGAGGTCAGTACAGTGCACGCTGTGATTCAGATCGACTTGCTTGCTCAGAATATTGATGACTTGGCTTGATAAAAATGATTCTGTTGTTCATCTATTATTGGATGAATTGACTAATCTAACTACTGTGTCTTTTGCTCCAGTGATTCTCTGATTATGGTGATcgcgccttagtctgctggaccacccagGGTCCTAGAGCATCTTTTTGAAGTAAACCACACATCAACAATAAAACATTGCGTTGAGTGAGCGAGAACTAAGCACTCTGATACATTTTTCTtctaatttggtactgccaattaacccacccattggtagctccccctagcactagcaatgctcccaacactagcaGGCCCTTTAGCAAGGGCTTAACACATGTcttctctgatacatgcaaaagccagccaccatctcaccattttttttttttttttttctttcaaattgCTGTCGATACAGCATTGCCAGGCAGGCGACACGCTCTGAGAAAAGCACAaggtccccagctctgccacaccagctaaccgACAGTTTTGGtgaccaacatcgcttaagagtgatgagagaagagcgcaccatctacccacagccaattgtgttctctcagactccggctgctgatggcaaagtagtTATATTGAGTGTATGTACCAAAAGCAGTGATGGTTCATTTCCACATTTGCTGTTTACCAAGCTATTTTTTATCTCTTTTTATTCCTTTTtatcttttatatttttaaattatttttttatatatatttttttaattgcttaAAATTGCCCACTGTTCTGATTAGCTGACCTATATTTGACCTCATTCACAAAGCAATCCAGTCTTAAACACTCATTATAACATGAATGGTTACAGTGCAGACTAAATAGGTGAGTCCAtgcaaatgtgttgttttttgtcaAACACACTCAAAAAGGGACTGTATTTGCAGCTCAGTGTTTGCATATGGACTACTGAAACTTTACCAATGTTACATATTCTTTTAAAGTCCTGTAATAGGATGtttaaaggaaaaaagaaattataataattgtttttttacaatattcacatgTAGAGTGCTTTGCTGATTATTTGCACCACAACAACAATCAGTGCATTGGCTAATTTCTGCTGTATTTTGGAGCGAATACCAGGCGTTTCCAACCCTGGACAATTCTGAAGGTGCCCCTTAGTAGCCCTAGACTACAATAATTAGTCAGGAAATCACTGCCTCTAATACCTTTTATATTCTCTCCTTTAAATCACTATATTCACTAGCTTCATGTCTGAGGTCCAAGAGCAGAGAGCAGGTCTTTGTGTCAGTTTTAGGGGTTGAAAGGTGCCTTTTTGATTGTCTGAACGGTTGACTATATAAGTAACTaatgatttttgttttgtttccaaATGGAGCTCTAGGTCACACCCCTTTCCCCTCCTCACTCTTCCATAAATAGGTTCCGTGGTGGTAGAGCTAACCCGGCTCTCATTTGCATACTCAgctgcagtgtttcttctttgtctcttgtTCAGCTTGCCTCACCCCCTCACCTGGCATGCAGGGGGGATTTCAGTAGGCCGACGCATGCGGGCCTATTGTCCACATGCAGATGCCCTCTTGCCCCTGTGCCAACTTGGCAAGGTGAAGAGGGCACCAAGGGGTTCTCTCTGCTGACAGCTTCACTGTCTCTCTTTTGTCTTGGTGCATGCTGTAGCGTCTTTCGTTCTCAGCGTGGGAacgaggaggaggaaggggtTTAGCACGCAGACCTGCGTTTGCAGTGGGTCGAAAGTGCTACAAATCACACAAACCCACCATATCTCCCTCTTTTCATATGGTTGAAGAGTTATTTTGATTGTGtaacttttacattttatgaTATCCATCCTTTCCCTTTTCTGTTTTAACAGGACACGACTACTATAGAGAAAATGTCTCACTTCTCAGAGGGGATGTAAGTGCTCTTATTTAAATTTCACCTGGCCATTACAAGATAGAAACCTTTGAAAACGAGACATACTTGTTACATGTTCCCTCATTAGCATTTTGATGCCTAGATCACGCTTTATTCTGAAGGTCCACCATTGGGTTATCTACAGTTGCTCAAATGATTAGCCATTTGTTAAAACTTGAACGTAAAAGTTCATTATTAGGGTTAGGCCTGGGTTAAGGTTGAAGATAAAGTTAAGGTCATGTtcaggtttaaggttagggttaatatACAGTACAAGCACATTTAACTTAGAGTTCAGCTGCTGTTAAGAGATGTTTAGGTGAATGCTTGTTGAAGACAAGCTGgtcatttaattttatttaatatagtgCTGTTCAGGCACAAAGAAAGCCAAAGTGCATTATgaaaaaatacagtattttttaaGACACTTAAATGCGTTTAATTCAAACAGAGAACTTCTAATAAAGAGTAAGTTAGAAGTCATCTATTAAGGACCATTAATATTGATTTTGCTATACTATTCAAAcataacacaatttaaaacacaataaatgttTAGTTATGCAATGAACTACATTTACATAGAACAGGGGTATTGTTACAACATTTTCCATTtgatttgggggaaaaaaaatatggcaaaaatgtacaaaaagttGTCTTTCTGCGAAACACCGCTACAATAGCAATATTGTGAACAATAGTTAATATGGAGTTATTATATggagttcatatatatatatatatatatatatatatatatatatatatatatatatatatatatatatatatatatatatatatatatacaccagaTCAAGTAGCTTTCAAGTAGAGTTCAGTTTATTGATCCACACTGAAATGCTACTTCGTTTATGTCTGGCTCTTAGCGGTGCTCGACGTTCTTGGCAGCAGTCCTTGGCCGAGGTGTTTGGCACACGCTGGAAGGTCCTGTGGTTCCTGCCGTTCAGAAGCAGACGGCCGCTACGCCTAGACTATGCTTCTAACGCTCACGTGTAGCCAGACGGACGGCCACTCGGACACACGTCCTTTACACTCCTCTGTCCTCTACTCCACTCAGTCTCTCCACTGTGGCCTGATGTTTCTGAGGTATCAAAACTCCTATCTTCTTCAGGTTCTCGTCTGTTCGTGAACTCAACCACACACATATTGGACTTGAATATGGTCTTATTCCAAGGTTTAAGGCTGGTCTCAGCTCACATCTCATGGGATTATTGAAGGGTAAACTCTGCCTGCTTGGGAATTTGGATAAAGTGcgtattgtttgtttgtttgttagttttatATCGAAAGCTTTATAAACGGCCTCTGAATGTCATGGATTGTATTCACTATGTAAGGAACCATCAGGGGTACGACTGAATTAAAGGGTTTGTTGTTTCCAGGGTAACACTCATTAGTTGGAGCTGGACCCCGCCCCCTCCTCCTGGTTTGCATGAGTGATTGGCAGGGAAGAGTGGGCTCCGGGAGGTTTTAGCTGTGGCTTAGTGGGGCTGGTGGCTGATGGCTCTAGAGGTGAGCCATGACCTCTGGCAAAAGCTGAGGACAGTGCCAGACAGCCTCAACACTTACTcggcacacaacacacacacacacacacacacacacacacacacacacacacacacacacacacacacacacacattcacactgttaAATGCATCCTGTGCTACAAAACCGCAAATCAGCACTAAATCCTCAACTTGAATCTGCTGGCAGCACTTTGCCCCACCAAGATGCATTCCATATGATCACGTTTGTCTCAAACTTTTTATTTATCACTTTTTTTTGTGCCTTTTAGGATGTCTGACTTCTGTATATTCTGCCAAATGAATTACTGATTATTATTACATcctacattatttatataagaAGCCATTATCATGATTTGTTATtggttgcctttttttttttttttttttttacagtatcaAAAACAAGTAAGGTTTTGCCACTGATTAAGTCGTCCACTGGTTAAGTCCTCTTTTGTCCCAAATAGTGAAGACAGATACTGTTTGCTCTTCTGCCTTTTTTAAATCAATGAAATCTATTAATTGAAATTGCCAAGAATCAGATCACATGTCTAAATATTTGATGATAACCTTTGATTGCTTTTTAATATGCCGTTATGATTTTACTCTACTAAACTCTattatagatgtatatacagtTTAAGAAGGGAATGATTTTCAGAATATGGCCTTCATTTATCAGAGTAATGAATGGTGGGATTTAACTCAACACTACTCCAGGGACCAGGGAATTTGGTTCTTTTATTGGTCTGTAGC
This portion of the Salminus brasiliensis chromosome 9, fSalBra1.hap2, whole genome shotgun sequence genome encodes:
- the zdhhc21 gene encoding palmitoyltransferase ZDHHC21 isoform X3, producing the protein MRPKRSHHCSRCGHCVRRMDHHCPWINNCVGEDNHWLFLQLCFYTQVLSLYTLVLDFCQYYYFQALVSVDRELFAVRHELALLRVSCFMGLIMFGGMSSLFYSQITGILADTTTIEKMSHFSEGIGARRSWQQSLAEVFGTRWKVLWFLPFRSRRPLRLDYASNAHV
- the zdhhc21 gene encoding palmitoyltransferase ZDHHC21 isoform X1 codes for the protein MKLRLHFVVDPMGWFCLGMVLFVWLYNTFFIPKLVLLPHYNEGNIPGALVVCYYLASLLCVSALLRASTADPGRLAQDPKIPIAEREQWELCNKCNLMRPKRSHHCSRCGHCVRRMDHHCPWINNCVGEDNHWLFLQLCFYTQVLSLYTLVLDFCQYYYFQALVSVDRELFAVRHELALLRVSCFMGLIMFGGMSSLFYSQITGILADTTTIEKMSHFSEGIGARRSWQQSLAEVFGTRWKVLWFLPFRSRRPLRLDYASNAHV